The nucleotide sequence TTCACATTGTACAACTATGGCAGATTTAAATGACGCCTCAATGACTGATTTATTATGTTTTCTCTGGATAGATACATTCAAGGATAACATCTTCTTTGTCACGGTTTCAAAGAAGCCTAAATTAGAAAATATTGTTCAAGATCTATATCAACGCAAGGGTTTCCAAGTACCTACTTTCCAAAACGAAGTTAGTACAGCAACGTGGCTGCAACGTTTTCTGAAGGAAGAAGGGCAGAATCCTTTACTGATTGTCCTGGATGATGTTTGGCCTGGATCAGAATCCCTTGTGGAGAAGTTTGATCAATTCAAAACGGAAAATTACAAGTTTTTGGTGACATCTAGGTCTGAATTTCGGGGACATGGTTCCCCTTATTATTTGCAATCATTGGATCGTGACAATGCGATGAGACTTTTTCATCATTCAGCATCCCTTGGACATAAGAGCTCTCATATTCCAAAAGATCTTCCAGAAAAGGTACTTTTTAGTTGCAACGCACATGTATAGTAAAAAATTAgttgatttggttttggaaaaTTATCAAGAAATTATGTTCACTTTACTTAAAGCATCCACAATCGAGTGAATGAACACATCCATTTACCATATAAAACTGTGAGCAGTCATGCATCTAAGCATACTTACTTGTggactaaaactaaaattagaATACTGTATGTAGTTATTTAGCCATTTTCTCATCTTAGTAACTTGAATTTTGGCTCTGCAAGTTAAAAGTTGGTTGATTTTGTCTTGGAAAATTATCCTGCAGATAGTTGAGCGTTGCAAGGGATTTCCACTTGCTATTAAAGTGGTGGGGAGATCGCTTAGCGGGGAGCCTATAGAGATATGGCAAAAAAGAGAACTTCAAATGTCCAAAGGTTTTTCTATTCTTGATTCAGAGACTGAATTGCTGCTCTGCCTTGAACGAAGCTTGGATGCCTTGGATAAAGAAATCATCAAGGAATGTTTCTTGGACTTAGGTTCATTTCCAGAAGACCAAAGAATCCCTGCGGCTGCCCTCATTGATATCTGGGCAGAGTTATATGATGTAGATACAGATATAGAGTGCATTGCAAACATCTACGAGCTCACCAAACGAAGTCTAGCTAATCTTGTTGTCACAAGGTGTGCATGCTTTATTTTCTCTTGTATGATATTTTCACTCGATTTTCCCCCTTATATTCATGACCGGTTGATGCTGATAACTTGTTATTGCAATATGTTGGTTGAAGAAATCTCTTCTAAGAAAATTAGTTTTGATCATCACCAGGAAGGACAAGATGGAGGGGGACGGATACTATAGTGAGCACTTTGTTACCCAGCATGATGTTCTTCGGGAGCTGGCTATCTACAACACAAAAAAAGGACCGGTAGAACATAGAAAAAGACTGATTATTGACatatgtggagacaaacttccAAAATGGTGGAGAGAACGGAAGCAGATGAAGGCCCGCTTATTGTCCATAACAACTGGTTGTTCTATCTCTCCCTTTCGCTTTAGCAATTACGTAGACATGCACAAATAAATATTCATTCCGCACGCACATGTGTGCACATTAAGTATCAATAATACTTTCATTTTAGTTTCTCCTCCCCACACTCACAGTTGTTACTTTGCAGATGAAGGGTTTTCAACAAATTGGCACAGCTTGCAAACGCCAGAAGTTGAGGTTTTCGTGTTGAATTTTCAGACAAAGAACTATGCTTTACCCGATTCCGTGGTGAACATGGGTGAATTGAAGGCTGTGATAGTCACAAATTATGGTTTCTTACCTGCTGAATTGAGTAACTTCCAACTTTTGAGTTCATTACCAAATCTTAAGAGAATCAGATTAGAACGCATCTCAATTCCTTCCATAACCAAGAATCCCATACAATTGGCGAGTCTGAAGAAGATATCCTTGTTCATGTGTAACATTGGTCAAGCTTTCAACAACTGTTCCATCTCAATCTCATCAGCATTCCCGAATCTAGAGGAAATGAACATCGACTATTGCAGTGATTTAATTGAATTGCCCGCTGAGGTTTGTGATCTTAGTAAACTCAAGAAGCTCAATGTTACTAACTGTCATAAACTATCTGCCTTGCCTGAAGGGATTGGAAAGTTGGAAAATTTAGAACTGTTGAGGCTAAGATTCTGCACAGAACTGTCGAAGCTTCCAACCTCAATGAAGAACCTTGGAAAGGTAAACTTTCTTGACATATCTGATTGCTTCAGCATCAAGGTGTTGCCCGAAGACATTGGTGAAATGCATAGTTTAAGAAAGATCAACATGAGACAATGCTCAAGGTTGCAAGAGCTGCCTCCATCAGTCAGGGATCTTGAGCTGTTAGAGGAAGTGGTCTGTGATGAAGAGACAAAATATTTATGGGAACCTTTCTCACCGTTTCTCAACAACGTAAGTATAATCGTGGCCAAAGAGAATATCAACCTAAATTGGCTCCACAAGTCTCGGTTCTGATACATGTGTTTCCTCAGTGAACGTAGTTCTGATACATGTGTTTCCTCAGTGAACGCTGCTCTTCAAACTCTGCGGTTTGTGTTTAAAGTGACTTTTTAAACTCGACTGTAACATTTTTATCTTTACCATCACAGAATGTGTTGGTTTTATATGTTTAAGATAAATAAGAAGGGTTTGGTTGGATTGGTTTACAAAAAGAGAGGGATTGTTTGTTGCGTAAAAGGAGAGCTTAACTCTTTCACTCAATTACTTGACATTAATTACACAAACCCAATTCCATATACATAGCCAGACAGAAGCTTTATCCTCGAGAGAAACCATGCCCAAATGATTATATAATCTCCAGACTGAATGTGTGTTCAGAGCATGAAGGGGAAGCGAGTTCCTTGGTTCCCACATTGGAGAGACTAGTTCTCAAAACTTTGCCAAGCATTACAGGTGGAGAGAGAAAAGCTTCTGCAAGTGAAAAAACGTATTTACATAAAACAGGCCTGTACCGTCTAAAAGAGCCTCTTGTATCCATTCCAATTATACTCATGCCTACCATATCCCTCTACAATTCCCCACCACCAATCAACCATAACTGATTTCAATATCCTTAGCTGCTTTAGTAGACCATCTAGTGACACCTAACTGCCACCAAAATAAAAGACATGATCAAGACCATACACATTACAGACtaagattaaaaacaaaattatctaTTAAGCAAAACTTGAACTCCTTGACGTGGCAACCTCTCCAGGATGTAGAGTAGAAAAGCAAAATTATTGACAAACcgaaaaataacaatttaactTGCATGGTAAACGAATCTTAGTAAAGTTACAGAACTCAATGGATTACATATACCAGTAAAAAAGCAAAACATCAGTGTTTGGGAAGTTACCTTATTTGAAATGTCAGGAGCATCTGGTGTACATACAGGGTTGACAGTCATTGCAAAATTCAGGgcttcaaaataaaatataaaataaattaaaaaaaaatcaaaactattAATCCTAACAACAGTTtggtaaaggataaaacaatctttccatcaaacaaatttgagaaacaaaagaagGGAACTAAATTTTAGTTGATAGAGGTGGCAACTGCTTACCCAGAAATCCAAATGAAATACCCCAAAATTCACACCCCCAAAACCCTACAAATCACCAGAGTTGAAAACCAGCGCTACACTGGGATCATCCACACAGCAACGAACTCCGATCAATGTCACCGATCTCCATCTCCTTCCAGAGCCAAAACCCTTCTAAGAAAAAGAGGGTAATGAGTATGATAAAGCCAGTAATGAATGGAATAACCCAATTTCTATCGCCAATCACCCTTGCTGAGTGATGATTCACACACTTCCTCATACTTGTTTATGGGTTCCTATCCAACAAAATTTTGACTTAGTACCCAAAAACTGTATCAGCTCACGAACACAGAGAGGTTTATCAAATTCAAAGCAAAACCCACATATATACTGAAGATTCTAGAGTTAAAAGAGGAGCAAGGAGGTTCAGTTACGGAATCCAAAAAGTGATTTTAATGAGCAAATGAATACCTAAACTGGGGTTAACAATTTTCAGCAATAAAAAACATATCTTTCGATCAAAGTTGCATAAATTACAGAACTTTGGGATTAAGGAGGAACAAAGAGCCCAAATTCcaaccaagaaaaataaaatatatatatatgtaaatttaagCTTTACCCGTAGATTGGCAGCAGCAAAAGCATACAGCATCCAACGGGAGCCACGTGAGAGAACTGGATGCCCAACCCTTGACACGTTATCGAGTGAGTTTAGGGATCTGGGTTTTGTGTTTGCCATTGAATTTTGGATGATCTggagaaatttgggttttagggGTTGAGTGAACCGAAATTGATTTGGATGAGCAActtttggtttcaattcacGGTGGAGCAAGGATGAAGAGGTGGAGGAGGTAGGAATGAAAGGGTGAGAAAATTTGGATAGGCAGTATTCAGTTTCGATTCGAAGTAGAGCAAGAATGAAGCTCTTGGAATTCTTTGAACCACTCTATGGGGATCCTCATGATCAAGGAGTTTGGGCCGTTGGATCATGATCAAGGAGTTTgggccgttggataaaaatccaaccgctataattattataactttaaaaggacctcctgtttgtagccgttggatttttatccaacggcccacactccttggtcatgaggatccccATACAAGGATCAGGAGAGCATCCTAATCCGAATAGTAGGACATGTGAGTGATTGATGGtgtaacaaaaattagtaaaagaGAGTGTAAGAGTATTATATATGAAACTATATCATTGGAACCATTTTATGGAAAGTTGTCGTACTATGGTATACTCACTTTGTCCTTTGGATGATTAAACTTGCATCTCATACAAATTTGCATCTTTGAGTCTTCATAAAGTACTGCAACATGCAAATGGAAAAGATCAATTAACAGTTCACGTGCTTAATGCATTATTTCtgcaaaaagaagaaagaataggAGTGCTACTTGCAGGACAATCTGGTGCTCCAGATTTCTCGGGAAGGACTTCAGTTGAGCAAGGCCAAAGCACAAATTCAATGGAAAGAACCAATGCAATTTACTTGTGATGTTAAAGTTAAACATCCGATGCCCTGGAGAAATTATTGAGTATCATATGATAAAGCAATCAGATTATAGTAAATTACTAAAtgatatttacaaaaataaaaaacataaagttaAGAGAACAATGAAAAACTTAAGAATTTGCCTTAGCAAAGTTAAGATAACTtaatgcttaaacaaaaaacTAGCACTTACTCAGTCGCATTACCTAGACGCTCTGCTAAAGGTACAGTGCCCACTAAACTGAAGAAGAAGACCCATCCCTAACGTATACAAAGTAACTGTCAATGGATTAGGGGTGAAGTCAATCTAAATTATTGAAAGGGTGAGCGAAAAAGAAACCATGTTGAACACATTCTTACacagaaccaaaaaaaaaaaaaaaaaaaacacttaaaaacatacacttaaaaaagtaaaaacataaaCAGGTATGAATATTAAGTGAACCAAAAGCAGAACAAACCCCTAAAAGTGCTTAAGTTCAGGTGGGTTTTCTAGTATTTTATCAATAATATCAGATCAACAAAACCCTTAATGCAAATCCAATCCGATATTGAAAACAGATGAATataagagagaaggaaaaaaacacttttattgGGCCTCATATTTACTGCACCACAGAATCCACTATTCTCCATAGCAAAAAGAAAATACCATATTCTCAGCTTCAATTTCTTGGAAATTAAATAAGGCATTCACCAGCATTCCCGCATAGAAATCACGTAAAGTGTATGACCGATTCACGAAATTTCGATTCAATCTAACTATCAATCTATATGTATGAAATGACCGATTCGTATACGTACATTATTCATTTAACCAAATCCAAATGGCTGTATTGTATATATGGCAGTTAACACACGTATACGAAAGTGAATGCGCAAACATACATAAATGAATACATTTGAACATTTGAGTAGGAGGGAATGTATATAATTTGATGCATATAAACGTATGTACCAAGTAACAAACCAATCCATAGTTCCCCTCTTCATAACAAAATCCACAGAAACCCAGCACTGAAAATTCATGGACACTCAAAAGAACTGTAAACGAAACCGAAAAGCCCAAATCTCactgaagaaaaaggaaagattcCAAGATTacacaaaacccaaaataaCACAAACAAATCTCAAAGCATTTCTCAAAAGGACATATTACAATCAAAGAAAGTGAAAACCCTAATAAATTACCTCGCAGAGAAGCCCCTTTTTTTGGGAGCAGTTTAGCCACATGCCTGTaccaacattgaaaacaaacaaaaagttaataaaaaaaatgaagaaaaatcgaAAGAAAGCGAAGCAGAAAGGAGCATACCTGTACTCGTAGATATCATTGAAGTACTTCTCGGAATACTGGATGCGACCCTGCTATTTAATCCCAAACCACGATTTCAAGCAAAATCTCGAACAgagtttttcaaatttctcaGTTCAATCTGCTAAATAAAGACAGTTTTCAAGAAATTGAACATATTATATGTGCACTGCACACACTTGTGAACCGGCTTACTTAACTAATATTTTTCTAggtcaaattttaattatttgattccTTGTACCGTTAATATTAGATGTAAATACATGCATGTTTATGGAATTCGAAGAGAAAAACCATATACCTCAGTTTTTTCAGTTGATCAGTCACCCTCCCCCGAGTCCCTTGAACGTTAACAGTCTCATGAGCTTGCTTGTTCCATGTCGTGCCTTGCTCCCATTCGGATCCTTCTCTTTCTCCTACTTGGAGAGACTGATTCAAGCAAAATCAAACAATCAGACAACACATCTCTCACTTGATTGATTGGTACCAAATGAAGGCCATTGACACTTAtttgtaatttaattaataaaaaaaaaaattaaacgcttcataaaattatacaaaaaattcCAGAAATTTAACGAAAATAGAGAAAGAGGTtgtacaaatttgaaaaaagcTGAACTCAAAGTCTTCAACTTGAATACCTTCATCTCtaaatttcttcaaaaaaaaaaaaaaaataggacataagtaaatcaaaatcaaatataaattcaaGTTCGAAATCGAACTCAATTGGAATCAGATCGAAAGCAAAATCTAATAAACAATAGCGATTTGAGAAATCGAAATTCGAGAAATATACAGAGCACACACctgagagcaactccacccctaaagactttgcgccagcacccagcccatttatccacttacttgaacagtaataggccaaagcatctccaccccaaaaaaaatgtgctggcacccagtctaaaaatgcgctggcacaaacgatctccacccctacaaaatgcgctggcacccagtccatttaaaatattaaataatttttttataaaataataaataaaaaaaaatagttttaatttcggataggatttttaaccaatctcgtcacgccacgtgtcattatccgaacgtactattttttaaatagatttccgctaagattttcaaccaatcccgacaacccacgtgtcacttcctgtttacaataatttaggcaagattttgataagatttttaaccaatctcatcacgccatgtgtcattatccgaacgtactattttcactgagcttccacgaagtcatttttttctctcaaagtgtacaaaatattcaaatgtagaaagtgtagaaagtgtagaaaatattgaaatgtggtgtaaggtggaagatgaaggttaggtatttatagaagaaaaaaaattaaatttttaaaatttttctgtatttttttaaaatatttcacaatttttaattattttttaataaattttaatgttgtaattaatctggaccgttggatttgaaaaataatcaaatccaacagccaataagctgccacgtggccaacggtcaaaattctgaccgttgggcctttttttttttttttttttttgtgaaaaaaatgtggaccgttgatctgtaatcggacggtccattttaaaagtcaaatttaaattttttttaccgttggaaatccaacggcctacaaaaactagccgttggaaatcaaCGACTCTGAGCATGGCCACGTGGCTCTCACCGGATCAAACCCACTTGCGCTGACACGCGGGGCCCGCACGCTACAGTGCTGTCGGCTACTCGCGCCCAGAAGCGcgtgttgtgcacgcgccagGGAAATGGACCGGCTTCTGGGTCTGTCCCAAATGGGCTGGGCTGCtgcctggcttgggctgggtgccaggctgTTTCACGGGCTGGAGGGTGTGGACTGGGTGCCAGGCAATTTTTTTCACTTGGTGCCGGTCCATTCGGCGTGGGCTGAAACTGCTCTGAAGAAGTTATACCCTGTCTGAAAGTTCTTTCTGCAAATAGAAACCGGAAACTGCAaagtaaaaaaaacttacagtACACTTGATcctaaatttatattaaaaaaacttacatcactcaaaatttatattaaaaaaacttaaacatataaaaagttaaaaactacATGTGGAGTTAGATAGAAATAGTGGCCTACCGATCCTAAAAAGCATCAACCTTTGTAAAATTCATCACCCTTTTCTCTGTTACAGAAGGTAATTTTGGAAGTGATAAAAAATTACAGTACACTTGAGTTGGGCACTATCTCAGCTCAAAGTTCTtacctttcttctttctcttgtgTTATTCTTCTTTCTCTTGAACACTGTAACAAAAAATCCAATAATCAACAATTAGATATCTAACTGAACAAAGCTGCTACAGACATAGCAATTAAAAGAAGAACCGGAAGCAAAGATCGCACAGATCTCACCAAGCGGAATCAAAATCGCCGATCATGTTGCAGAGCACAGTTTTTTCCCTTTTGATTTCTGCGATTTCTGAGGAAGAAGTTCTGGGGAAAAAATGACATTTAACTGTATAAAACACAGAAAAACCTAAATTTACAGAGCAACTCGAGGGCAAAAAAGGCATAACACTGGCGAAGGAACAGTGTTTTAGGcttttttcctcttttattgtatatataatataatttgtttgtGTAATCCAACACAACAATCTGATTCATGCTCtcccaaaataaaaagttgaaaaaaaatgaacccAAAGAAAAAGGTTGAAGAGTCTTCGTGAGATAAGAACTTTTATGTCACAGAACTAGGTGTTAATTTTGctgctagaacctggaggggtgcaaaaatagaaaatgtgagtgagcgaaacaaaacttttcaaatcaacatactagccaatagctcatcaacatactAGCCAATAACttaataacatgctagccaatagctcaataacagccaatagctcatcaacctactagccaatagctcaataacatgctagccaatagcttatcaacatgctagccaatagctcaataacatgctagccaatagctcaataagtatacatgcacacgagtcggaaccaccttaagtggtctgtacgacaagaatgggtgtaaataaatacgctcaagtgctacgatcacgtgaagattgtgcgaataatcgcgggtcacctatgagtcagaaccacatattgtggtttgtacgacagaattgtgcacctaccttggatccaaggtgagcgtaaggtgcgggaggtgaacatcacgtgaaggactgtgccctggccatgggcgggagcactaacaccgagggtgcAAGTTTATGAACTCTTAATGCATCTCAACataacatgtacaactcataggcaacctgtacgacagtgtcgAAGTTGCCTACCattgcaacatgtacgacaAGGTCGGAGTCGCCTAAAgtataaatatagtcatgccataactcgATCATTTCAAATAACAACATAAATTTACCTGAACTTACTTGTGCGTCCTGCGTTCCTTTtcgcacttcaaagcattcacagtaATTCCTTACAGGTAGTATACATACGGATATGTCTTGAAgtaatctaatactcaaccatatCATATCATTTACCAGTATATACCTATAGCAATGTATTAAAAGCATGAGGTGTGGGCGAGGCGTCTGAGGCGAAGCCCGGCCTAGGTGTGAGGCATGAGACGTGAGGCGAAGCCTTACGagatttaatttatatatatatatatatatgttttatatattatacatataattgtataaaaaataatactatgtaaaataaacatccattctcaatttttcattcaaattcatagtcattcaaaagataatatcatttaaattcatcattcaaaggtAATATCACCCAAATTCATCAATCAAAAGGtaatacaaacaaagaaaacaatcattcatccaaatcatcttcatataaatcaaaatacaaacaaaaatataaatcatTCATCTAAATCCTCTTCATCTAAATAAAAGGCAACATCATcctcttcattgccaactctagaTGAACTTGTCGGGTatgtcatcatttcatcaaaaaAATCTTCCGAATCATATTCCACATTTCTTCTAGTTTTACTTGAGGATTCTTCATTACCCCGTTTTCTTTTGTATGTAATAGGACCCCGAGGTTGAGTAGGCTCgcgaggaggaggagaagactCTCTAGGCTCTCGAATGTATGAGCCACCTTCATAAACCGGGGGTGGCACATTCATTACGGCCTCAACATTATACAATAACTCATCCTCAAGCCATGTAAGATCTTCGGGAAGAACGGGATCTTCTATCTCTGTTATCCATTCATCATTGGAGGCAATTTCTTCCACAACAATAGGTTCATACTCCTCCATCCTTTTCTTACTTCTTTGTTGTAAAGCCAAATTGTACTTGACATAGGCTAAAGCATTAAGCCTTTTGTGTTCAAGCCTATTCCTTCTTTTTGTATGAATCTACAAATAAATCAATTATATTATTCAAGTCTTAACATCTTAAGCAAAAATGACACTTAAGATACTAATAATATATTTACCTACCATTGAAAATGTGCTCCAATTCCTCTGACATCCCGATGCACTACAAGTAAGTCTTAGAACTCGGATATCAAACTTCGTTAACTAGGGTGTTTTATGCCCAAAGCGCTCCCACCAAGCCgctaaaaaaacaatattagtaAGGTAAGTAATTTAAAGGTTAATGATAAAAAGATATTAACAATTGACTAATTAAATCTTACTTGGTGTTCGCTTTTTCCTAGTTTGCATAGCCATAGAATCCGCAAATGGACCACGCTTATTAGTAAATAAATCCAATTGAACATTGGCCTCTTCACATTCTTTCCCTTTCCCAAGCATCCTATCCATGCAAGCAAACAACCCATTTCGCACTTCATCAGTATATGAGAAATTATCCTCGTATCGAAATTATGGGTTTAAGTAATAGCCCGCCGCATGTAGTGGTTGATGAAGTTGATCGTCCCTTCTACGATTTATCTTTCTCCAAACAGGCATATATTTTTTCTCAACTTTGTTAAGATTGCTTGCAATTTTCTCTTTTGCAGCATCCATCAACTCATATATAAAACCCATGGGGGGGTCTCTCTTCCGAATCAACCtctctcaaaacaaaaacaagaggaAGAACACCGTTAATGCAAAAGAAAACTCGACCCCAAAACTCACGATCATATAACACATGATGCTTAGCCAACTTTGCTTCACGGGATTTTGCATAGGTACTTTCCGACCATTCTTGAGAGGTAAACAAAGCAACaagattttccttttgcttttgtaAGCTTTGTAGTGTAAGGAAAGAAATGGCAAACCTAGTGACCGCCGAACGAAGAATTTCCGAATTGTTAGTGTACTTTCTCATC is from Pyrus communis chromosome 10, drPyrComm1.1, whole genome shotgun sequence and encodes:
- the LOC137746580 gene encoding probable disease resistance protein At5g66900, with the translated sequence MSGVGDLFGGAGLGTLFNALYDVLKELITKNVMFKPLLKNIKFRLDSLEPLLKDIEESNKKLGLSDQELRNLKVHLKEGIDLVQRCRKIRWWNVLLYKRYKYANRLIEWDASLQRLLDILKTQGIRDVKDSAVTVKNVEKAVSRIESNMVIPKQPDSEAWCAVPELPPLVVGLDFPLKELKRMLLKDENVSMVVLTAPGGCGKTTLATKFCQDKDIKDTFKDNIFFVTVSKKPKLENIVQDLYQRKGFQVPTFQNEVSTATWLQRFLKEEGQNPLLIVLDDVWPGSESLVEKFDQFKTENYKFLVTSRSEFRGHGSPYYLQSLDRDNAMRLFHHSASLGHKSSHIPKDLPEKIVERCKGFPLAIKVVGRSLSGEPIEIWQKRELQMSKGFSILDSETELLLCLERSLDALDKEIIKECFLDLGSFPEDQRIPAAALIDIWAELYDVDTDIECIANIYELTKRSLANLVVTRKDKMEGDGYYSEHFVTQHDVLRELAIYNTKKGPVEHRKRLIIDICGDKLPKWWRERKQMKARLLSITTDEGFSTNWHSLQTPEVEVFVLNFQTKNYALPDSVVNMGELKAVIVTNYGFLPAELSNFQLLSSLPNLKRIRLERISIPSITKNPIQLASLKKISLFMCNIGQAFNNCSISISSAFPNLEEMNIDYCSDLIELPAEVCDLSKLKKLNVTNCHKLSALPEGIGKLENLELLRLRFCTELSKLPTSMKNLGKVNFLDISDCFSIKVLPEDIGEMHSLRKINMRQCSRLQELPPSVRDLELLEEVVCDEETKYLWEPFSPFLNNVSIIVAKENINLNWLHKSRF